From a region of the Leptospirillum ferriphilum genome:
- a CDS encoding Panacea domain-containing protein yields the protein MGTRTLDPTVEPIRFPFNERKALAADTHLLAVSDGGMAYMRLLKLLYLSGRAALLEYGCLITGDRYIAMKLGPVLSNVYDRIKEGEWGGRIRTIKYDARLIGPELTGPLSEAGVNLLDEVSRFCQTYDHWNLSDLTHELPEWGETPRNQDIPVERILDTLRKSSKEIKETAEEARDETFFEEVFSDS from the coding sequence ATGGGCACCAGGACTCTCGATCCAACGGTCGAACCGATCCGATTTCCGTTCAACGAACGTAAGGCTTTGGCAGCCGATACCCATCTCTTGGCCGTAAGCGATGGAGGTATGGCCTATATGCGCCTTCTCAAGCTTCTCTACCTTTCCGGTCGGGCTGCACTTTTGGAATACGGGTGCCTCATTACGGGAGACCGATATATCGCCATGAAGCTGGGGCCGGTGCTCTCAAACGTCTATGACCGGATCAAGGAAGGGGAATGGGGAGGACGGATCCGAACGATCAAGTATGACGCTCGATTGATCGGACCAGAGTTGACTGGTCCCCTTTCGGAGGCGGGGGTCAATCTTCTGGATGAAGTAAGTCGGTTCTGCCAAACATATGATCATTGGAACCTTTCTGATCTAACACATGAACTTCCAGAATGGGGAGAGACTCCAAGAAACCAGGATATTCCGGTTGAACGGATTCTCGATACTCTCCGAAAATCATCAAAAGAGATCAAAGAAACGGCCGAGGAAGCGCGTGACGAAACCTTTTTCGAAGAAGTCTTCAGCGATTCGTGA
- a CDS encoding TA system VapC family ribonuclease toxin, whose product MRSLLDINVLIALLDSDHVSHHTAREWFSLHATDGWASCPLTQNGCMRIMSHPNYPNPISISRIRERLSEAASSSLHQFWPDDVSFLDAGVADTARIHGPHQITDLYLLALAIRHKGRFVTFDGSIVTSAVQGFEGHHLVVL is encoded by the coding sequence ATGCGTTCTCTCCTCGACATCAATGTTCTGATTGCTCTTCTGGATTCCGATCACGTTTCTCATCATACAGCCAGAGAGTGGTTTTCTCTCCACGCAACCGATGGATGGGCCTCCTGTCCTTTAACACAGAACGGTTGCATGCGGATCATGTCCCATCCGAACTATCCAAACCCGATTTCCATCTCCCGGATCCGGGAACGTTTGTCCGAAGCAGCATCGAGTTCCCTGCATCAATTTTGGCCGGATGACGTCAGTTTTCTGGACGCTGGCGTCGCAGATACCGCCCGTATCCATGGTCCACACCAGATCACCGACCTGTATCTCCTGGCCCTCGCCATCCGGCATAAGGGCCGTTTTGTCACCTTTGACGGTTCGATAGTGACCTCCGCCGTGCAGGGCTTCGAAGGGCATCATCTGGTCGTTCTCTGA